The stretch of DNA TCGGTGCTGCCGTCGTGCTGTACATGGCTTACGACACGATTGATGAGGTCAAGTAGCCGACGCTTGCCGCTGAATCACTGGAACGGCTGCGCCGAGTCCCCTCGCGGCGCGGCCGTATTGTTTTTCCAGCTCAACGATTTTTCAGCGCAGAGCAGCTCAGCGAAAATACGCGGGCAGATCCGGGACCGTGTCCCGCAGGATCTCAAGAATGGCCTTCCGCTCGGCCAGGGGGATTTTCTGAAAATCCTGCCCCGGCTCCTCTCCGCTCAGCACATTCCAAATGCGCTTGTACAAGCGGGCTTTGGCGGCGGCGGGGAGTTGCTGAAATGCGGGGGTGTAGATCTGGTAGCTCAAGCGGTACTTGAACAGCCGCGTTTCCAAGTCAAACTGCCGTAAGCTGCGGCCGTGGGAATCTTCCGGCCCGTAGAATTCAAAGGCTCCAGTAAAACCGCTGTCACCAAACACTTCCTCCGTCAGCGGCGGTTCGTCGATAAAAAATAGATACCGCAACAAGAACTCCTCGACGGTCGATTCGCGTTCCAGACGCGTTTCGTAGTTCAGCCGCGTCAGTAGGTTTTGCAGATAGGTTTGGTGCTCCATCACCATCAATGCCACAATGTCGCTGTGAGGCGTCAGGTAAGGTTGGACGTTGAAAAACGAGGAGAGGTCATTGACGTTGCCGTGCAGCAACGGGGCTATGCGGAATTCACGGGCCGCATCGGCGCCGATGACATTGCCCATGTGCGGTTGATCGCCATGGTCACCGGTGACGTACCATCCGCCCCAGCGTTTGTTCAGCGGGCTGTCATGGTTAATGAGGGAGCGGCCGTTGAGCGGTTCGCCGCGATGGTCGGTGAAAAAGGAGCGTGCCAGATGTCCGGGAACCTGCAAGGTATTGGTCGTGACGTGGCAGGTGAGACAGTTTGTGGCGCGGACGAACTTGGCCGGCTGTTCGGGAGATTGCGGCAGGGTGTAAAACATGCCCCCCTTTTGGGGATCGACCGTGGAAATCTCCAAAGCCGTACTCCCGGGAGTCCAACTGACATAGGTCTGGTCATTGAAGTAAATCGCCCGCGGCGTTTTGGGGCTGATCAACTTGCGGTTGAGTGAGGTTTTTGAATAAACCAACACCTGCGATTCGACCGGTATGTCCAGTGCCCGCAACAGAGACCGCAGGTAGCCCCGCGATGGTTCATGCTTCAGCCGCACCTGCCGAGCGTCTAATTTTTTGCCGAGTTGGGCAATCGGATCCGTGCTGGATTCATCCTCATAATCGATCGGCGAACGGCCATAAGGAAACGGCGTCGCGACGTCAGGAATCCGCTCCTCCGCCCGAGCAATGGCTCCAACCGCCAATTCCCCGATCAAAATACTTATCAGCAAACAGATTCGCATCTTTGCAAAACCTCTTCCCATCGGGACCGCTGCCCCTTAACGTTATCAAATCCCGGCGTGTCATCATGGCTCAGGGGATACTTGAGGGTAACACAACGGAGTCGGTCGGCACAGCAAACCCGCAGACCTTCTGGGGGACGCGCGGACGGTTTCCTGATACAATAACAACAGCGAAACCGGCGACGGTTTCTCGGATTCTGCCATTCTTCATTTCCAGGGGCGCGTTCCCGGCGCTGGATTCATCATGGTTCATTACTCCTCACGCAAATGGCCGATCATTCTCGGTGTGATCCTCGTCGCACTGGTCGTGGCGATGTTGGTGATTTGGATCGTCAATCAAGCCTCCTCCCAACAGTGGGGGATGTTGATTCTCGGCGCCATCTTCTTTTCGCTGGTATTGATCGGCGTCGTGCTGTATTTCATCCTCACGATCAAAGAGGTCAACCTCAGCCGGCGACAGGCGAATTTTATTGATGCGGTCACGCACGAATTGAAATCGCCGATTGCCTCGATCAAGCTCTATTTGCAGACGCTCGACATGCGCGAAGTCGATCTTGAGCAACAGCGGGAATTTCATCGATTCATGCTCGAAGACGTGCAACGGCTCGACGCGCTGATTGACCACCTGTTGGTCGCGGCGCGGTTGGATTTTGAAGAACAGGAGGAAGCGCCGCGGGATGTTGATGCGGTGGAATGTTTGACCCACTGCGTCGACATTGTCTCGCGACGTTTTCAGTTGCAACCGGAACAAGTCGAAATGGATCTCGTTCCTTGCACCGTGCATGCCCGCAACCGCGATTTGGAAATGATCTTCACCAATCTGTTGGACAATGCCGCCAAGTACGCCGGCGAACATCCGAAAATTCACGTGCAAGCCCGCCCCGGTGGTTCGGATCGTGTGATCATTCGCATTTCAGACAATGGCCGTGGTGTGCGGTTTGAAGTGCGGCGAAAAATCTTTCAACGGTTTTTCCGCGGTGGATCGGAGTTGGTTCGCACCACTGTCGGCACCGGACTAGGGCTGTATCTGGTCCGTTCGCTGGTAAAAAAGGCCAAAGGCAAGATCTCGGTGAATAATCGTGGACCGTTCTCCGGAGCGACGTTTGAAGTCGAGCTGCCGGGACGTATGATAGAAGAAGCTCAACAGCCACCGACGCCGGATCAACCGGCTGAAAACCTGACACCCCAGCATTCGACGGAGACTCCGCCGTCGCCACACTCATGAACAAGAAAGTTTTGATTGTCGAAGACGAAGCGCACATCGGCATCGGGATCAAGTTCAATTGTGAGGCTGAAGGTCTTGAGGCGACATTGGTCGAAGATGGGCCGTCGGCGTTAAAATTGATCGCCGATGAACCCGATGAATTCTGCGCCGTCATCTTAGATATCATGCTCCCCGATATGAGCGGCTATGCCGTGCTCGAAGAGATCCGCGCCCGCGGCATTCAGATTCCGGTGCTGATTCTTAGCGCGCGAACTCTGACCGAAGATAAAGTCCGCGGATTCGATGCCGGCGCCGATCAGTATCTGACGAAACCGTTCGAACTTCCGGAGCTCATTAGCCGGGTCAAAAGCCTCGTCAATCGCCGCAAGCCTGAACCGGCAACCCTGCCGACTCCCGATGTCTTTGCCTTCGGCAATGCCCGCATCGATTTTAAGCGGCACGAGGTCACAGTCGATGGTGAGTTGTTGGAACTGACGACCAAGGAATTGGACCTGTTGCGATTTTTCGTCGCACGGGAAGGGCAAGTGTTGTCCCGCAGTGATTTGCTGGACAACGTCTGGGGCGTCGATTCGTCGCCGATCACTCGTACGGTCGATAATTTCATTGTCCGCCTGCGACGCTACTTCGAGATCGACCCGGCCAACCCGCAGCACTTCCTCTCAGTCCGCGGCGTCGGCTATCGCTTTGTCGCCGACCCCAATGGCGAGGAGCACGATGAAAGCAAAACAGAGGACGATGAAAATGAATAACGTCGCTCGCTAACACAAGCCGTCCATGGCAGCATCCATCTCCGCCGCGATGCGATCCCAATGATACCGGCGCATCGCCAAGCGACCGCGCTGAGGAGTCGCCCCCCACAATGGGCCCGTCTGCTGACGCGCAGCTAATTCCTGCAAACGATCCGCCAACCCGCCCACGCTGCCGTCAAAAAAAATAGCGGCAGTCTCATCACTCTCCAATGCCGCCAATGTTTCCGGATAGGCCAAGCGCCGCGGCACGACCGGAAACGCGCCGGCAGCGACCGCCTCGACAATACCGATTCCGAAAAACTCATGCACAGCTGTCGAAACGGCGACATCCGCGTCCAGCAGGGCTGCCACGTATTCTTCGCGTGATTCTTGGTAGCCCCAACGATCGATCCGGTCGGCGAAACGATGCCGCGCCTCGGCGAACACATCGGGAACCTGCGCAAAGGATTCGCCGATCACGCTCAGCCGAAAATCGAGACCGGACCGCTCAAGGATTTCGAGCGCCGCAAAAAAATCGCCGGGGTTCTTGTCATGCTCCCAGCGTGCTGCCCATAAAATCCGCAATGGACCGTCCCGCCGCGCACCGCGTGCGGGGAACTCATGAATGCCCGGCGAATGCACAACCGATTTGTCGCGGATGCCATCGATCATCTCCGCATGCGAATAATCGGGCATCCGCTGCAGAAACGTCGCGGCGGCCTCAAGAAAAATATCCCGATGATATGCCGAATTGAACCACACCGCCTCAGCGGCATGCGCTGTGGTAATGTTCGTGTAGGCAAAATGCAGATCCCGCTCTTTTGCGCGTTGTTGCGGATATGTCAGTTGGTTCTCATGGAAATAGACCACCGCCGGCAACGCTGCCACGTGCGGTGCGGTCAGACCGCGAAACTCCGGCAGATTCAACATGTCGGAACAAAAGATCGCATCCCACCGCTGGCCCTGATCGACGCGTTTGGCGACCATCTCGGCAAACGTCACAGCAGCATGCCGCATCCGCCATTTCCACTTATAGGCCGGCAGCCCCAGCAGTGTGAATTCATGCCCGCTCCGCGCTTGCCAACCATCCAGGAATGCGCGATGGCTGCCGCCGTAGTAGGGTTCAAGGGCTAAGATGCGCATAGACAACGGGGATTTCCAAAGGACACCGGCGGACGGATCTATTTTTCCTCCATTATGGTCCCGTTGCTGCGGTTTGTATATTCTGTGAGACGTTGGCGCGATGCCATACTTCCGTTGCTGTTCTTTTTGTCGACCACTGTTTTTTAGAATACAAAAATATCATGACCGCACCGCAAGGTCTTCTCACCTCCAGCGAATTGGCCGAACATGTCGCGGCTGAAACGATTGACACCGTGTTGGTCGCTTTTACAGACCTTTATGGACGTCTGGTTGGCAAACGTTTCGATGCCTCGTTTTTTGTCGAACAGATCGAAAAATCGGGCACGCACGCGTGTGACTATTTGCTGACCGTCGACATGGAGATGACGCCGGTCGCTGGTTATCGCTTTTCCAACTGGGAACGTGGTTACGGCGACTTTCATCTCGTGCCCGATTTGTCGACGCTACGCATTGCCACTTGGTTGGATCGGACCGCCATGGTGCTGTGCGACGTCCACGACGAATCGGCCCACGCGCCCGTCAGCATCGCCCCCCGTTCGTTGTTGCGAAAACAAATTGAACAGGCGGAGAAGTTGGGGTACGCCGCCAAGGCGGGTTCGGAATTGGAATACTTCATCTTCGAGAATTCCTACCGCGATGCTGCCGAGGGGGGATATGCGAGTCTCAAACCAGCCGGTTGGTACATCGAGGATTATCACACATTGCAGGGCACACGGGAGGAATCGTTCAACGGCGCCGTCCGCCGGCATTTGTCACGGTCGGGAATTCCGGTCGAATGCACCAAAGGGGAATGGGGACTGGGGCAGCACGAACTGAATGTGCGATATGCCGACATCCTGGCCATGGCTGACAACCAGGGCGTTTATAAGCAATGCGTGAAGGAAGTTGCCGATGCACAGGGCATCAGCGTGACCTTCATGGCCAAATATTCCCACGACCATGCCGGTTCCAGTTGCCACATCCATCTCAGCCTGTGGAAAGATGGCAAAAACGCCTTTGCCGGTGATCAGGAATTCGCCGGGATCCAATGTTCAGACCTGTTTCGCTGGTTCCTCGCTGGTTGGATGGCGCATGCGGCAGAGCTGATGGTCTGTTATGCCCCCACGGTCAATTCCTACAAACGGTATCAATCCGGCTCCTGGGCACCGACCCGTTTGGCCTGGTGCCGCGATAACCGCACCGCTGGATTTCGCGTTGTCGGAAATGGCCCGAGCCTGCGGATCGAATGCCGCATTCCCGGTGCGGACTGTAATCCGTATTTGGCCTACGCCGCTGCTCTCGCCTCGGGTTTGGACGGCATCGCCAACAAAACCGAACCGCCGGCAATTTTTGAAGGGGACGTTTATGCAGCGGAAGAATTGGAGCATGTTCCCCGTACCCTCGAGGAAGCGACAACCAATTTCGAAAACAGCGAATTTGCCAAAGCCGCATTTGGCGCAGAGGTTGTCGAGCACTACGCACACTTCTTCCGCACTGAGGTCGACGACTATCACAAGGCGGTCACGGATTGGGAACGGCAACGTTATTTCGAACGGATTTGATCGACCTTGTGGGACTGAGCCGCGTACGGCAGGCAGCTTCACGGGCGACGTGAATATTTCAGAGCAGCAGACATGACGACACCATTACAAAACTCCCGGTCGGCTCCGCTGATTGGCATCACGACGTATGGGCGGGATGAGGGGAACCGGTTTACGCTCCCAGGCGAATACGTCGATGCCGTCCGCCGCGCCGGCGGCATTCCGTTGCTAATTGCTCCCGGTGAATCGCAGGTGGATGACGTGCTCGCGATCCTCGATGGCTTAGTCCTCGCGGGGGGCGGTGATCTGTGCCCCAGCCTGTACGGGGGGAGCATGCATGAATCGATCTACATGGTCGACAGCGAACGGGACTCCAGCGAATTGGAATTGGCACGCACAATTATCGAGGCGGGATTTCCCACACTGGCGATTTGCCGCGGCGCACAATTGGTGAATATCGCGCTGGGTGGCAACCTGCACGAACATCTTCCCGATGTGGTTGGCGAAGAAATTCTCCACCGCCTACCGCCGCGCGAACCGGTCGAACATCACGTCACCATCGACGCCGATTCTCGTTTGGCTGCCGTGATGGGCGAAACCGATGTCTCGACCGCCTCGTGGCATCACCAAGCAATACGCGACGTCGCACCAGCACTAACAGTCACCGCCCGAGCACCCGACGGCACAATCGAAGCCGTCGAAGCGCGCGAACATCCTTGGCTGCTCGCCGTACAATGGCACCCCGAACTAACCGCCGCCCGCGACGCGCACCAACAACGTCTATTCAACGCCTTAGTCGAAAAAGCACAACAAACCGAATCGTAGGGTGCGTCGCGACGCACCTTTCTCGCGTAGGACGAGAGATCCCCCCAACCGAACCAGCGACACAAATCATTCCGCTTCACGCGTTGAACCGAACGCATTTGAATGTGTTTCGTAGATTGCGGGATGGCACGTCGCTTGGTGCTCGAAACCCCTCACCCCGGCCCTCTCCCAGAGGGAGAGGGGGAAGGTTTTTTGGCGGGCGTTTTATTAGCAGTGGCCGGGGAGAGCGCGGCTTTTGCTTCGCCGCGACTATTCTTCCATGACCTCTTTCTCTTTGGTCGTCGCTTGTTCGTTCACGCGACCTTCGTATTTTTTGGTCAGTTCCTGAACCTTGTCTTTGGTCGTATCCCGAATGTCTTCGGTCATCAGCTTATCTTTTTCCGCCTGGTCCGCGTGTTTGTTGCCGTCTCGGCGGATATTGCGGATCGAGATCCGGGCCTCTTCGGCGAATTCTTTGACCCGCGACACCAATTGCCGACGGCGTTCTGTGGATAGCGGCGGGATGTTTAGGCGAATGATGCGGCCGTCGGAGTTGGGGGCCAAGCCGACGTCGCTGGCTTGAATCGCCTTGGAGATCGCGCTGATCGAGGAGGCATCGAAGGGGCGGATGGCAATTTGTTGCGGTTCGGGAACAGTGATGCTCGCCAACTGCTTAATTGGTGTTTGTGAGCCGTAATATTCGACGCGAATTGAGTCGACTAGTCCGGGTGTTGCGCGGCCGGTGCGCAGCCCTTGCAGTTGGCCGTGAAACACTTCAACGGCTTTATCCATCCGCTCCTCGGCATCGAGCAAAATTTCGTCTTGATCCATGGGTGAGGTTCCTGTTTATGTAATGTCCGAAAAACGGTTCAGCGAGGCAGAACGGTTATTCCGCAGCCTCTTTGCGAATTTGTGCGGCGGGCAAGACACGGGTGCCAATTCGCTCTCCGGCGGCGGCCCGTTCCAAGTTGCCCTCCCGTTTAAAATTGAAAACAACGATCGGTATGCCATGCTCCATGCAATGATGGAAAGCTTGTGCATCCATCACCTGCAGGTTTTGTGCTAGCACATCCTGATAGGAAATGTCCGAATAACGGACCGCATGCGGGTTCTTTTCAGGGTCTTCGGCATAAACGCCGTCCACGCGGGTCGCTTTGAGCACGACGTCCGCTTCGATTTCCCGAGCGCGGAGCGCGGCGGCGGTATCGGTCGTCACAAATGGACTGCCCGTTCCCGCCCCCAAAATCACCACGCGGCCTTTTTCCAGATGGCGAATACAGCGGCGACGAATGAACGGTTCCGCCACACCCTCCATGCGAATCGCCGTCTGCAACCGTGTGGGGACCCCGGCGTTTTCCAAGGCATCTTGCAGTGCCAACCCGTTGATCACGGTCGCCAACATGCCCATGTAGTGGGCTGTGGGAGCCTTGATCGAGGCGCTGACGGCAGAAAATTGCTTGCCGCGGAGAATGTTCCCCCCGCCAACCACAATTGCCAATTGCACACCCGATTCGACGACCCGCTTGATTTGTTGTGAAACGGCGGCCACCTCGGACATGGTAATGCCCGATTCGCCGCTACGGCAAAAACTTTCGCCGCTCAATTTGAGTAACACACGCGGATAAATCAGCGCGTCTTTGGAGACTGAAGAGTCATCGGACACTGGGGAATCATCAGAGTCGGGCATCGCCGCTGTTCCTTTTGGGCATTGAATCTGTCGGACGGAAAACCGTGCCAATTATTGGTCGAGTCATGCCGTTTTATATCAGGTCACCCACTTCGTGCAACCGGCAAGGTCGGTGAACCGGAGCGTAATATCGACTTAACCGGTCCGCCGACGTCGACGCCGCGCGCCGTGTAAGCGGACATTTGCCTGACCGACGACATCCTGCAATTCCGCTGCGACGCGGGGATCGCCGGAAACGCGCATCTCCGGGGGCGTTGAGAGGATAAACCGCACCTGCCGCGAACGATCTTCCTGATCGACCGATTCGACGACCAGCACGACTTCGCATTTGCCGGGATGCCGGCGGAGAACATCATGTACGCGTTCGACATCTTGGTCGCTGTGGAGGCCGCTTTGGAATTTGATCGCCACCTGTTCGGTGAACTTCCGTTTGGCATCCTCGATGGTCACCATTTCGTTGACGATCAAATTCGGCTCGCGACCGCGCCGATCGACTCGCCCGCGAATAAAGCAGATCATTTCCGGTTTGATCAATTCCTCATACCGGGCATAATCTTCCGGCCAGCAAATGCACCGCACAATGCCCTGGACATCCTCGAAATCAAAGTTGGCGTAGCGGGAATGGCCGTTGGTGCTCGGTTTTTTGGTGGCCGCCATCTTCACCGAATTGATGATGCCCCCCAACAGAACTTCGGCTTTATCGTCCAAGGCATGCAGGTCGCTGGTCGTGTGCGTCGCATACAGATTCAAGACGGCCGCACTTTCCGTCAACGGATGTGACGTCAGATAAAATCCAAAAACCTCTTTTTCAAAGGCAAGTTGCTGCGCGTGTTGCCAGTCTGGTACCTCCGGCAAAGTGCAGACCGGTTCGTCTGCGGTGGTCTCCTCTGGTTCGTCGTCGCCGAACAAGCTTTTTTGACCGCTGGCTTTATCGCGATGAATCGCAGCCGCCCCCTGCACCGCTCGTTCGACCACGGCCATTTGTTGTGCGCGGGTGCCGTCGAGGTTGTCCAGCCCTCCGGCTTTGATGAGGATTTCCAACGTCCCTTTGGTCATGTTTTTGGGATCGACCCGTTCGGCGAGATCGAAGATGCTCTTGTACGGCCCGTTGGCCTGCCGTTCCTCGACGATGGCCTTGGTATTGCTTTCACCGAGACCTTTGATGGCATTCAATCCAAACGTCAATCCATCTTCGATGACGCCAAATTCTTCCACCGATTGATTCACATCGGGGGGATACACCTTGATGTTCATCCGCCGCGCATCGTCCATGTGCTCGTTAATGCGGTCGGAACTTTCCATACCGCAGGACAACAGCGCCGCCATGAACTCCCAGGGATAATGCGCCTTGAGGTAGGCCGTCTGATAAGCAATCGCTCCGTAGGCTGTGGAGTGTGATTTATTGAACCCGTAACCGGCGAAGAACTCGATCATCTGAAACAGTTCTTCCGCCTGTTTCCGATCCATGTTGTTTTCGACCGCCCCGTTCAAAAACTCCTCGCGGTACTTGGCAATCACAGCCAGCTTTTTCTTACCGATCGCCTTAATACATTGATACGACGACGAAAGTTCGATATTCCCCAACCGGTTGAGAATCCGCATCACCTGTTCTTGGTAGACCATCACCCCGTACGTCTCAGCCAGGATCTCGTCGACCACCGGGTGCACGGTCGGTGGATCCATGCGCCCGTTTTTCACGTCGACGTAGGTCATCACCATGCCCCCTTCCAACGGGCCGGGGCGATACAGGGCCGACGTGGCGATGATGTCTTCAAACCGGTCAGGACGCATTTTCTGCAACAGGTCCCGCATCCCACCGCTTTCCAGCTGGAAGATGCCCTTGGTCTCGCCCCGTTGCAGCAGTGCAAACGTCTCCTTGTCGTCCAGTGGAAACTTGGAGGGATCAATATCGTGGCCGGCGTGCTTTTTGACGTTTTTGACCGCCTTGTCGAGAATCGTCAGATTCCGCAGTCCCAAAAAGTCCATCTTCAGCAGTCCGGCAGTCTCGACGTCGGTCCACTGCGTGAGGATGTCCTCTTTGCCGGTGATTTTCTGCAGCGGCACATACTCGTCCAACGGCCGGTCGGCTATCACTACACCGGCGGCGTGGGTTCCGACGTTGCGTGCCAAACCTTCCAACCGCATCGCGAAGTCCAGCACCTCTTTGATTTCCGGGTCGGAGTTGTAAACCGCTTTCAACTCGCCGCTCTCTTCGATGGCATCTTTGAGTTTGATTCCCAAGGTTTCAGGAATCATTTTGGCGACTTGATTCACGCGGTCGATGGGGATGCTCAGCACCCGCGCCACGTCGCGGACCGCCGCTTTGGCTTTCAGCGTGCCGAACGTACCAATTTGGGCGACGTTGGCTTCGCCATATTTTTCCTTCACATAGTTGAGCACGTCCGCGCGGCCGTCGCGGCAGAAGTCGATATCGATATCAGGCGCTTCAGCCCGGTTGGGATCGAGAAACCGCTCGAACAGCAGGTCATATTCCAACGGGCAAACGTTGCTCAGCCCCAACACATAGGCCACGATCGCTCCACACGCCGAACCGCGTGCCAGATTCGGGATGCCCTTGGACCGGGAAAAGCGGACGAAGTCCCACACGATCAAAAAGTAACTCGAATACCCCATCCGCTCGATGATGCTCAGCTCGTAATCCAAGCGGTCAAAATATTTCTGGTCCGCATCCTTTCCATACCGCCATTCAATGCCATTGGTGCACAACTCACGGAGGTACTCGACGTCGGTTTTACCTTCGGGCGGTTTGAATACGGGATAGTGCCGCGCGGTTAGGTCAATTTGAATATCGACCTTGTCGGCGATCTCCTGACTGCGGGCCACGGCGTCGGCGTGATCGGGGAAGGCAGCGTACATCTCTTCGGGCGAGCGGACGAAAAACTGTGAGCCTTCCATCTTCATTCGCCGCGTGTCGCTGCGGTAGCTCTTGGTATTCACGCACAGCAGCACATCGTGAGCAGCCGCGTCATCCTCGCACAAATAATGCGAGTCGTTCGTCGCCACCAGCGGCAGGCCTTTTTTGTTGGCGAAGTCGACCGTTGCATCGGCACAGATTTTTTGAATTTCCAAACCGGCATTTTGAATCTCGAGGTAATAGTCCTCGCCGAACATCTTGTGAAACCACTGAATCGTGTTATCGGCTTCCTGCATCCGTTCGCCAAGGATTTGCTGCGACAATTCCGCTGCCGCACATCCGGAAAGGCA from Symmachiella dynata encodes:
- a CDS encoding sensor histidine kinase, which gives rise to MVHYSSRKWPIILGVILVALVVAMLVIWIVNQASSQQWGMLILGAIFFSLVLIGVVLYFILTIKEVNLSRRQANFIDAVTHELKSPIASIKLYLQTLDMREVDLEQQREFHRFMLEDVQRLDALIDHLLVAARLDFEEQEEAPRDVDAVECLTHCVDIVSRRFQLQPEQVEMDLVPCTVHARNRDLEMIFTNLLDNAAKYAGEHPKIHVQARPGGSDRVIIRISDNGRGVRFEVRRKIFQRFFRGGSELVRTTVGTGLGLYLVRSLVKKAKGKISVNNRGPFSGATFEVELPGRMIEEAQQPPTPDQPAENLTPQHSTETPPSPHS
- a CDS encoding response regulator transcription factor, with amino-acid sequence MNKKVLIVEDEAHIGIGIKFNCEAEGLEATLVEDGPSALKLIADEPDEFCAVILDIMLPDMSGYAVLEEIRARGIQIPVLILSARTLTEDKVRGFDAGADQYLTKPFELPELISRVKSLVNRRKPEPATLPTPDVFAFGNARIDFKRHEVTVDGELLELTTKELDLLRFFVAREGQVLSRSDLLDNVWGVDSSPITRTVDNFIVRLRRYFEIDPANPQHFLSVRGVGYRFVADPNGEEHDESKTEDDENE
- a CDS encoding tRNA-queuosine alpha-mannosyltransferase domain-containing protein → MRILALEPYYGGSHRAFLDGWQARSGHEFTLLGLPAYKWKWRMRHAAVTFAEMVAKRVDQGQRWDAIFCSDMLNLPEFRGLTAPHVAALPAVVYFHENQLTYPQQRAKERDLHFAYTNITTAHAAEAVWFNSAYHRDIFLEAAATFLQRMPDYSHAEMIDGIRDKSVVHSPGIHEFPARGARRDGPLRILWAARWEHDKNPGDFFAALEILERSGLDFRLSVIGESFAQVPDVFAEARHRFADRIDRWGYQESREEYVAALLDADVAVSTAVHEFFGIGIVEAVAAGAFPVVPRRLAYPETLAALESDETAAIFFDGSVGGLADRLQELAARQQTGPLWGATPQRGRLAMRRYHWDRIAAEMDAAMDGLC
- a CDS encoding glutamine synthetase family protein; the encoded protein is MTAPQGLLTSSELAEHVAAETIDTVLVAFTDLYGRLVGKRFDASFFVEQIEKSGTHACDYLLTVDMEMTPVAGYRFSNWERGYGDFHLVPDLSTLRIATWLDRTAMVLCDVHDESAHAPVSIAPRSLLRKQIEQAEKLGYAAKAGSELEYFIFENSYRDAAEGGYASLKPAGWYIEDYHTLQGTREESFNGAVRRHLSRSGIPVECTKGEWGLGQHELNVRYADILAMADNQGVYKQCVKEVADAQGISVTFMAKYSHDHAGSSCHIHLSLWKDGKNAFAGDQEFAGIQCSDLFRWFLAGWMAHAAELMVCYAPTVNSYKRYQSGSWAPTRLAWCRDNRTAGFRVVGNGPSLRIECRIPGADCNPYLAYAAALASGLDGIANKTEPPAIFEGDVYAAEELEHVPRTLEEATTNFENSEFAKAAFGAEVVEHYAHFFRTEVDDYHKAVTDWERQRYFERI
- a CDS encoding gamma-glutamyl-gamma-aminobutyrate hydrolase family protein, whose protein sequence is MTTPLQNSRSAPLIGITTYGRDEGNRFTLPGEYVDAVRRAGGIPLLIAPGESQVDDVLAILDGLVLAGGGDLCPSLYGGSMHESIYMVDSERDSSELELARTIIEAGFPTLAICRGAQLVNIALGGNLHEHLPDVVGEEILHRLPPREPVEHHVTIDADSRLAAVMGETDVSTASWHHQAIRDVAPALTVTARAPDGTIEAVEAREHPWLLAVQWHPELTAARDAHQQRLFNALVEKAQQTES
- the frr gene encoding ribosome recycling factor, whose product is MDQDEILLDAEERMDKAVEVFHGQLQGLRTGRATPGLVDSIRVEYYGSQTPIKQLASITVPEPQQIAIRPFDASSISAISKAIQASDVGLAPNSDGRIIRLNIPPLSTERRRQLVSRVKEFAEEARISIRNIRRDGNKHADQAEKDKLMTEDIRDTTKDKVQELTKKYEGRVNEQATTKEKEVMEE
- the pyrH gene encoding UMP kinase codes for the protein MPDSDDSPVSDDSSVSKDALIYPRVLLKLSGESFCRSGESGITMSEVAAVSQQIKRVVESGVQLAIVVGGGNILRGKQFSAVSASIKAPTAHYMGMLATVINGLALQDALENAGVPTRLQTAIRMEGVAEPFIRRRCIRHLEKGRVVILGAGTGSPFVTTDTAAALRAREIEADVVLKATRVDGVYAEDPEKNPHAVRYSDISYQDVLAQNLQVMDAQAFHHCMEHGIPIVVFNFKREGNLERAAAGERIGTRVLPAAQIRKEAAE
- the dnaE gene encoding DNA polymerase III subunit alpha gives rise to the protein MNDARPFVHLHCHTHYSLLDGASKIPALVQQAKDMGMNSLAITDHGNLFGALEFYQTCQREGIKPILGYEAYIAPGSRFDRNASRMKEASFHLTLLAKNYTGFKNLVKLASAAYLEGFYYKPRIDKELLERHREGLICLSGCAAAELSQQILGERMQEADNTIQWFHKMFGEDYYLEIQNAGLEIQKICADATVDFANKKGLPLVATNDSHYLCEDDAAAHDVLLCVNTKSYRSDTRRMKMEGSQFFVRSPEEMYAAFPDHADAVARSQEIADKVDIQIDLTARHYPVFKPPEGKTDVEYLRELCTNGIEWRYGKDADQKYFDRLDYELSIIERMGYSSYFLIVWDFVRFSRSKGIPNLARGSACGAIVAYVLGLSNVCPLEYDLLFERFLDPNRAEAPDIDIDFCRDGRADVLNYVKEKYGEANVAQIGTFGTLKAKAAVRDVARVLSIPIDRVNQVAKMIPETLGIKLKDAIEESGELKAVYNSDPEIKEVLDFAMRLEGLARNVGTHAAGVVIADRPLDEYVPLQKITGKEDILTQWTDVETAGLLKMDFLGLRNLTILDKAVKNVKKHAGHDIDPSKFPLDDKETFALLQRGETKGIFQLESGGMRDLLQKMRPDRFEDIIATSALYRPGPLEGGMVMTYVDVKNGRMDPPTVHPVVDEILAETYGVMVYQEQVMRILNRLGNIELSSSYQCIKAIGKKKLAVIAKYREEFLNGAVENNMDRKQAEELFQMIEFFAGYGFNKSHSTAYGAIAYQTAYLKAHYPWEFMAALLSCGMESSDRINEHMDDARRMNIKVYPPDVNQSVEEFGVIEDGLTFGLNAIKGLGESNTKAIVEERQANGPYKSIFDLAERVDPKNMTKGTLEILIKAGGLDNLDGTRAQQMAVVERAVQGAAAIHRDKASGQKSLFGDDEPEETTADEPVCTLPEVPDWQHAQQLAFEKEVFGFYLTSHPLTESAAVLNLYATHTTSDLHALDDKAEVLLGGIINSVKMAATKKPSTNGHSRYANFDFEDVQGIVRCICWPEDYARYEELIKPEMICFIRGRVDRRGREPNLIVNEMVTIEDAKRKFTEQVAIKFQSGLHSDQDVERVHDVLRRHPGKCEVVLVVESVDQEDRSRQVRFILSTPPEMRVSGDPRVAAELQDVVGQANVRLHGARRRRRRTG